The Methylomagnum ishizawai genome has a window encoding:
- a CDS encoding recombinase family protein has product MAKVGYARVSSVGQSLDVQLAKLKDCDKVFQEKRTGTTAERPEFKACMDYLREGDILVISRLDRLARSTLHLTQIADSLRQKKVELKVIDQAIDTTTPTGRLMFNMLSAIAEFETEIRKERQLDGIEAAKEKGVEFGRKAKLTPAQVEELKSRRAAGVLIKDLMAEYKLSKASVYRLLGESPTMLVD; this is encoded by the coding sequence ATGGCGAAGGTAGGTTATGCGAGGGTAAGCAGCGTCGGGCAATCCCTGGACGTGCAGCTTGCCAAACTCAAGGATTGCGACAAGGTATTCCAGGAAAAGCGCACCGGCACCACCGCCGAGCGCCCGGAATTCAAGGCCTGCATGGATTACTTGCGGGAGGGGGACATCCTGGTCATCAGCCGATTGGACCGACTGGCCCGTTCCACTCTGCACCTTACCCAGATTGCCGACTCGCTCAGGCAGAAAAAGGTAGAACTCAAGGTCATAGACCAAGCCATCGACACGACCACCCCAACAGGGCGGCTCATGTTCAATATGCTTTCGGCCATCGCGGAGTTCGAGACCGAAATCAGGAAGGAGCGCCAACTGGACGGGATCGAAGCGGCCAAGGAAAAGGGCGTGGAGTTCGGGCGCAAGGCCAAGCTCACCCCAGCCCAGGTGGAGGAGTTGAAGTCGAGGCGGGCGGCGGGCGTACTCATCAAGGACTTGATGGCCGAGTACAAACTGAGCAAAGCCAGCGTCTACCGGCTTTTGGGTGAAAGTCCTACGATGCTTGTAGATTGA
- a CDS encoding DUF4365 domain-containing protein — protein MKPLSANDIESELSYAYLHAVAAKAGVGCKVGSRHDDNAGIDAELTGWGPFPGGGYREEIDIKVQLKATVQPPTDHGDFWSYSLKGINRYNDLRTEAVSTPRLLVVLFLPADPADWLALDDDALILRKCAYWASLRGAKPSTNATAQTVYLPKGQRFDPDGLLALMTRLSRNDIPRYQEFAE, from the coding sequence GTGAAACCGCTTTCCGCCAACGACATCGAATCCGAACTCAGCTATGCCTACCTGCACGCCGTCGCGGCCAAGGCCGGAGTTGGCTGCAAAGTAGGTTCCAGGCACGATGATAACGCCGGAATCGACGCCGAACTGACCGGCTGGGGACCATTCCCCGGCGGCGGCTACCGGGAGGAAATCGACATCAAGGTGCAACTCAAAGCCACCGTCCAACCGCCCACCGACCACGGGGATTTCTGGTCCTACAGCCTGAAAGGCATCAACCGCTACAACGACCTACGCACGGAAGCCGTCTCGACACCCCGGCTCCTGGTGGTGCTGTTCCTGCCCGCCGACCCGGCGGACTGGCTCGCCCTGGACGACGACGCCCTGATTCTGCGGAAATGCGCCTACTGGGCCAGCCTGCGGGGCGCGAAACCTTCCACCAACGCCACGGCCCAAACGGTCTATCTACCCAAGGGCCAACGCTTCGACCCGGACGGATTGCTCGCCCTCATGACGCGGCTTTCCCGCAACGACATCCCCCGCTATCAGGAGTTCGCCGAATGA
- a CDS encoding DEAD/DEAH box helicase, with translation MSVPTPKGYQQDAVNNALEIFRYAESQIQQATDADSRRTASAFNGCVLLEAPTGAGKTLMAGMIAEAFAAPDHHHNAKIVWFWFTPFANLVEQSKAAMKEHFTGLRVRDLANERVAYSSRSGDVFVTTWQSVAAKRADTRKLRKNGDTALALDDFIPALREAGFRIGVVVDEAHHGFTGATEAVKFYREVLAPEFTLLITATPDDADVRKFKQAAGIGELHRIAVSRQHAVDAGLIKGSVKAIAYLAADDQKPFTDIPATALAEAWQAHCAIKAGLAAIGATFTPLLLVQVGNKGPAGVSVIEDAKAKLLNLGVPEAAIASYTADEPNDDLATVAFDDSKEILLFKMAVALGFDAPRAFTVVSMRGAKDTDFGVQVVGRILRVHRQLQAKAADKTLPELLRFGYVFLAEPESQSGLISAGEKINVLQTELSEISPYALTVRVGGETQVQYSQDGQTSLLPNPYPPPAWKPAGGAPAATAPNPEAVVYGVPGTLPGFSWVPQAETAAIYQGKSNSATLTAPLPGAALFPLREGMPTRFKKEQLPLETDVVKCAGAYLKLSGDVLAAGLRKTVRITRKTVADIFGKDTESVDTVQAKLSHAELARRAQRVLFQAEYYNPRDLEDALLAALRLEYNDEQGIGLDEGELRRALNLILATYPNLVRDAVRACMARDKEILDTAPLPAQVEALPGAARSRLNIYGIMPPDLNEPERKFAELLDANASGNVLWWHRNPPRKPWSVRLIIPEGDGYYPDFVIGVKDRTRGGGILLVETKGGHLLDNPETREKARAEHKTYGPPVLLTQRDDGKFWIARYIPKENRVEPDQAFRVEHMGQY, from the coding sequence ATGAGCGTACCCACACCCAAAGGCTACCAACAGGACGCCGTCAACAACGCCCTGGAAATCTTCCGCTACGCCGAAAGCCAAATCCAGCAAGCCACCGACGCGGACAGCCGCCGCACCGCCAGCGCCTTCAACGGCTGCGTGCTGCTGGAAGCGCCGACCGGGGCCGGTAAAACCCTGATGGCGGGCATGATTGCCGAAGCCTTCGCCGCCCCGGACCATCACCACAACGCCAAAATCGTCTGGTTCTGGTTCACCCCGTTCGCCAACTTGGTGGAGCAATCCAAGGCCGCGATGAAGGAACATTTCACCGGGCTACGGGTGCGCGACCTCGCCAATGAGCGCGTGGCCTATTCCAGCCGCAGCGGCGATGTCTTCGTGACGACCTGGCAATCCGTGGCCGCGAAACGGGCCGATACCCGCAAACTCCGCAAGAACGGCGACACCGCCCTGGCGCTGGATGATTTCATCCCGGCCTTGCGGGAAGCGGGTTTCCGTATCGGCGTGGTGGTGGACGAAGCCCATCACGGCTTTACCGGCGCGACCGAAGCCGTGAAGTTCTACCGGGAAGTCCTCGCCCCCGAATTCACCTTGCTGATTACCGCCACGCCCGACGATGCCGACGTGAGGAAATTCAAGCAGGCGGCGGGGATCGGCGAATTGCACCGCATCGCCGTATCCCGCCAGCACGCCGTGGACGCCGGGCTGATCAAGGGTTCCGTCAAAGCCATCGCCTACTTGGCGGCGGACGACCAAAAACCGTTCACCGACATTCCGGCCACGGCTTTGGCGGAGGCGTGGCAAGCCCACTGCGCCATCAAAGCCGGATTGGCCGCCATCGGCGCGACCTTCACCCCGTTGCTGTTGGTACAGGTGGGCAACAAAGGCCCGGCGGGCGTTTCCGTGATCGAGGACGCCAAGGCCAAACTGCTGAACCTGGGCGTGCCGGAAGCGGCCATCGCGTCCTATACCGCCGACGAACCCAACGACGATTTGGCGACCGTGGCTTTCGACGACAGCAAGGAAATCCTGCTGTTCAAAATGGCCGTGGCCTTGGGTTTCGATGCGCCACGGGCGTTCACCGTGGTTTCCATGCGCGGGGCCAAAGATACCGATTTCGGTGTGCAAGTGGTCGGGCGCATCCTGCGCGTGCATCGGCAATTGCAAGCCAAGGCGGCGGACAAGACCTTGCCGGAATTGCTGCGGTTCGGCTATGTGTTCCTGGCCGAGCCGGAGAGCCAAAGCGGGCTGATTAGCGCGGGCGAGAAAATCAACGTCCTGCAAACCGAACTGTCGGAGATCAGCCCCTATGCGCTCACGGTGCGGGTGGGCGGGGAAACCCAAGTGCAGTATTCCCAAGACGGGCAAACCAGCCTATTGCCGAATCCCTACCCGCCTCCGGCCTGGAAACCGGCGGGCGGCGCACCCGCCGCAACCGCGCCCAATCCCGAGGCGGTGGTTTATGGCGTGCCGGGAACCTTGCCCGGTTTCTCCTGGGTGCCCCAGGCCGAAACCGCCGCGATCTATCAAGGCAAAAGCAATAGCGCCACCTTGACCGCGCCCTTGCCCGGCGCTGCGTTGTTTCCATTGCGGGAAGGAATGCCGACCCGCTTTAAAAAAGAACAGCTACCCCTCGAAACCGATGTGGTGAAATGCGCCGGGGCGTATCTCAAACTCAGTGGGGATGTGCTGGCGGCGGGCTTGCGGAAAACCGTCAGGATCACCCGCAAGACCGTGGCCGATATTTTCGGGAAAGACACCGAATCGGTGGACACCGTGCAGGCCAAGCTATCCCATGCCGAATTGGCCCGCCGGGCGCAAAGGGTGTTATTCCAAGCCGAATACTACAACCCCCGCGACCTCGAAGACGCCTTGCTGGCCGCGCTGCGCCTCGAATACAACGATGAGCAAGGTATCGGGCTGGACGAAGGGGAATTGCGGCGGGCTTTGAACCTGATCCTAGCGACCTATCCGAATTTGGTGCGCGATGCCGTGCGGGCCTGTATGGCCCGCGATAAGGAAATCTTGGACACCGCGCCCTTGCCCGCCCAGGTCGAAGCCTTGCCGGGCGCGGCCCGTTCCCGCCTTAATATCTACGGCATCATGCCACCGGACCTGAACGAACCCGAACGGAAGTTCGCCGAACTCCTCGACGCCAACGCATCGGGAAACGTACTGTGGTGGCACCGTAACCCACCACGCAAGCCGTGGTCGGTGCGTCTCATCATTCCCGAAGGTGACGGGTATTACCCGGATTTCGTCATTGGCGTGAAGGACCGGACACGGGGCGGTGGGATTCTGCTGGTGGAAACCAAGGGCGGTCATCTCCTTGATAATCCCGAGACGCGGGAAAAGGCGCGGGCGGAGCATAAAACCTATGGCCCGCCGGTATTGCTGACCCAGCGGGATGATGGGAAATTCTGGATTGCCCGGTATATCCCCAAGGAAAACCGGGTGGAGCCGGATCAAGCCTTCCGGGTGGAACACATGGGGCAGTATTGA